TTGAACATGTTGCATGCACCACGACAGGAGGAACACCGGCTGGCGTTACCTTCCCTTAAGGAAACAAGGTTTGTGTATACACGGGAAATCATCCGCTGTGAAAGTAGTAACAGCTACACCACCTTCCACCTCGATTCGGGGGGAAAGATCGTGGTGGCAGTATCTATCTATGAATATGAGGAAATGCTTAGCCCCTACGGATTCATCCGCTGCCATCAGTCACACCTGGTAAACAGGCGCTACGTAAAAAGCCTCGTGAAAGAATCTGGCGGCTACCTACTATTGACAGATGGCAGCCAAATACCTGTATCCAGGCAAAAGAAAGATGCGGTAAAAAACGCGTTGCTGTAATTATCTCGGTTTCGCGCGTTCGTACTGTACCGGCCAGGCAACATCCTCTCCCAGTTTCCGCGCAGCATGTAAAGGAAAGTACGGATCACGCAGTAATTCACGCGCCATCAGGATGAGATCGGCCGTACCGTTGACGAGCAGTTCTTCCGCCTGATGGGCCGTGGTAATTAATCCCACCGCACCCGTAAGCATGCCTGTCTCTTTACGAATACGCGCAGCAAAAGGGGCCTGGTAAGCTGGCCCTAATGGGATTTTCACACCGGGCACAAGTCCACCGGTGGACACATCGATAAGATCTACTCCCACCGTTTTCAGCACCTCCACCAGCTGCACCGATTCATCCGCGTTCCAGCCCCCATCTGCCCAGTCGGTGGCAGAGATGCGTACGAATAAAGGCAACTCCCGCGGCCACTCTGTATGCACCGCCTGAATCACTTCGAGCAATAAGCGGATACGATTTTCGAAGCTACCGCCGTACTCGTCGGTGCGCTTGTTACTTAGTGGAGAAAGAAATTGATGTAAAAGGTAACCATGTGCGGCGTGCAGCTCTATCACCTTAAAACCGGCCTTCAATACCCTGCGGGCAGCCGTCTTAAAGTCGTTTACTACTTTTTGAATACCAGCGGCATCCAACGCCAGCGGCGGCACATCCGAAGGATTAAACGCTACCGCTGATGGAGCTACAGGCAACCAACCGCCATCCATCGGGCTCACAACTTTCCCACCCTTCCATGCGGACGCCACACTCGCCTTACGGCCTGCATGTGCGAGTTGCACACCAGCCACCGCACCCTGCGCTTCCAGGAAAGTGTTGATCTCTGCCAGCTTTTCGATATGCTCATCTTTCCAAATGCCGAGATCGTCCGGCGAGATGCGCCCTTCCGGCGATACTGCAGCCGCCTCCGTGATAATAAGTCCGGCCCCACCTACCGCACGGCTCCCCAGGTGTACGAGGTGCCACTGATTGGCAAACCCATCTTCGGAAGAATACTCGCACATTGGCGATACGGTAATGCGGTTACGAAAGGTGACAGATTTTATGGTAAGTGGTGAGAAGAGCTGCGACATGGTCTTTTAGTTTTCGCAGCAAATATCGTACAAAATGGCTAACGTGATCAATTTGCTAAGGCTGCCCGTCCCTTATTGCGCCACGCCAGCAACAGGCAAAGTAATACGCCAATGAAAGCCAGTCCGGCGCCTACATATTCCGGCGAGGTATAGCCATAGCCAGCGGCAATAGGCAGCCCGCCCAGGTAAGCACCCAGCGCATTACCCATATTAGCGCTTGCCTGCAACGATGCTGAGGCCAGCATTTCCGAACCCTTCGCCGCGTTGATCATCAGCATTTGCATAGGAGCAATAACAGCAAATGCAAGGGCGCCTGTGATGAAGGTCATACCAATGGCTGCAGGCTGATAAGGTGTAACGAACGAAACAATGACCAGCGATACGATCATCGCCATCAATAATAAACCTGTCGTTAGTAATGGAGAGAATCTATCCGCAAGGCGGCCACCAAGGAAGTTACCAACGGCCATGCCTATACCGGCAATAATCATGATGATGGGAACAAACCCTTCGGCGAAGCCGCCAACTTTGGTCATCAGTGGTGCGATGTAACTGATCCAGGCGAATAGGCCGCCGGTGCCGATCGCGGACACACCGATAATAATCCAGGGTTCGGGATTGCCGAATGCTTTCATGCTTTCGAGGAAACTGCCGTTGGAAGTGGCAGGAACCTCGGGCATCCAGCGTTTGATGCTGCCCGCTGCGCAAAGCGCCAGCAAACCTACAATCCCAAACGAAATACGCCAGCTCAGGTGGTGACCAATGGCGGTACCGATCGGCACAGCGACAATATTGGCGATGGTAAGCCCGGCGAACATGACGGCTACGGAACGTGCCTCGCGGCCCGGGTCGGACAGGCGGCTGGCTACTACGGCACCGATGCCGAAAAAGGCACCATGTGGTAAGCCTGAAAACAAACGGGCCACCAGTAACAATTCGTAGTTAGGTGCCAGGGCGAATGCTGTATTAAATACTGCGAACAGCAACATGAGCATGATCAATACTTTCCGGGGAGGATAGTTAGCCGCAAAACCCACCATCAACGGGGCGCCAATCACTACCCCAAGTGCATAGGCCGAAATAAGGTGCCCGGCCTCGGGGATAGAAATGCTTAATGTACGGGACACATCGGGCAGTACACCCATCATCAGAAATTCTGCCATTCCAATACTTAAACCGCCAAGGGTAAGGGTGAGCAGGCTCTTTTTAACCATGTTCGCTAGTCCTGTTTTATTTGAGCCCGCAAGTTACCACAATTTGAGCCGCACAGGTAGTACAATTGTAACATTTGATGGGATGAAGCAGTGGCGATGTTTACACATGGTAAACAGCTGCCCGCGCAAGAATAGCCGGTGTAAACTACGCACAAAAAAAAGCCACTGCTGATAAAATCAAACAGTGGCTCTATTGGAAGTATTAATTAACGGATTATAAACCCAGCGCCTTCATCATTTCGTCGGCTACGAGTTGATTCCCTTTCTCATTCAAGTGCACACGATCGGTGGTCAAGATGCCTTTCGCTTCATTGTTCGTATTGTTCTTCACCTCATAATCGACAAATGCCTTACGCAGGTCGATCAGTTGTACGCCGTTGTTACCTGCAATCTTGCGGATGGTTTTTGAATATTGATTGAGATCGCCATCCTGCGGATTGGAGAAGTCGTTCATTTCACCGATTACAGAAGGGGTGCAGATGTATACTTTGATATTTTGTGCCTGCAGTTTTTTGATGAGGGCGTTATAGAATTTCTCGAATTTATCCAGGTCGGTACCGGTACCGGAGGAGCTTTTATGCCATACGTCATTGATGCCAACGTACACTACTACCACGTCCGGCTTCTTAGCCAGTACATCGTCTTCCATCCTCAGGTAAAGATCATACACTTTATTGCCACCGATGCCTGCACCCACCAGCTCGTAATTATCTGCAGTTTTCTTTTCAGTAAGTGATTTCTGGATGAGGGAAATATAGCCGGCAGGACTTACACCCGCCTGCGTAATAGAATCGCCGAAAAACACGATCCGCTGCTTTTTCCTCAATGTCATAGACATACTTGCGATTACAACCAATAGCAGTGCGAACTGCGTTAATATTTTTTTCATGAGTGGATATTTTTGTCCGCTAATTTAATCTACGAATAATCTCTATGCAAGCCCGGGTGTTGTTATATGGACTTTTCCAGGCATCTACCTTGTCTTTACCTGCTATGGGCGAATAATCTTCATTCACACCGAACCACCATTCTCCCTGCTGACTATCGCGGATGTGTTTGCGGGTAAATTCCCAGCTTGCGTAGGAGGCTTTCAGGTATTTATCGCGACCGCTTACCTGCCAGGCATTCAAAAAGCCGATCATCGCTTCTGCCTGAGGCCAGTATTGCTTTTCGTTTTCCTGGCGATCTTGTTCGGGATGATACCCATAACTTAGTCCATCGTCATCATCCAAGCCTTCGCCAGCCGCGTCTGCAAGGCTTATCGCCCATTCTTTCGCTTTATTGATCCACTTTTCTTCGCTAATGACGGTTGCCGCCTGTTCCAGCAGCCAGGCTGCGTTCATATCATAACCGTATACTACGAGCGACGCCTGGGATTGCCAACTGGCATCAAAAGATGTTTCCAGGTGACCACTTTCATGATCGATGATGTGACGGTCAAATACATCCAGCAGGTCCTCGATGCGCTCTTTTACCATCGGCTCCGGCAACACCTGGTACAAGCTGGTATATGCCTCCAGGATATGCAGCTGATCTTCCGTCACTTTGGAACTGCCGTCGTTCATCGCAGACCAGTCTTCATTGAAAGTTGCTGTGTAACCAAGCCGCTCCCGGTCAAACGCATGCTGCTCGACCAGGTTAAACAACCGTGCGGCTTGTTCCAGTGCGGCATGAAGACCTGTAGCCTTGTAATACTCGGCCATGGCATGCAGACAAGCTGCCTGTCCCATTACCCGCTTATCCCCGCTGGCCTTATTGCCCGCGGCGTCGACGGTCCAATATGCACCACCAAACTCCGCATCTATGAAATGCTCGGTAATGTAAGCAAAGGCCCTGTCTGCAATGGTCAGGTAGTCCGGCGTTCCGGTAAGGTTGTAGGCAGCAGTAAAAGCCCACAGGATGCGGGCATTCAGCACGACTCCTTTATCTGCCGCCGGATCAGGCACATTATCATTATTCACTTTCCCAAAAAAACCGCCGCGTTCCTGGTCTACCGCGTATTGCATCCAATAAGCAAGAATACTGTCTAATTCCTGCTCCATTTCCTGTTTATATAGGGAAGTGTCTACCATATGTTACTGTTTACAACCGGAATTTACGTAAATAACGGTTATATAGCGCGGTGGCCTACACGTCCATTTTCGCTGGCGGTTTGTAACAGTTCCATATTTCTACCAATAATGCCACTAAGTGTTTTTACAGATGCGCCGGATGTAAAGCCATCCTGCTCTGTATTCACCACGTAATCTACCAGCTGATCTATGCTGCTCGTCGCCACATGCATCCGCGTATCGGAAGAAGCATAATAAATCAGCACCCGGCCATCTTCCTCCGCGATCCAGCCGTTGGCAAACACGACGTTGCTTACATCACCGATGCGCTCCTCGCCTTCGGGCGCAAGGAAATAACCCGCCGGCTTGTGCGTCACTTTCGTAAGGTCCTGCAGGTCAGTCATGAAGAGGTATAACACGTATCGGAGCCCCGCTGCAGTATTACGCACCCCGTGCGCCAGGTGAAGCCAGCCTTTAGGCGTTTTGATAGGTGCGGGCCCCTGACCATTTTTGGCTTCGTAGACGGTATGGTATTTTTTCGGGTCGATGACTTTTTCTTCCAGCACTTCTGCATGCTCTATTGAATCGGACAGTCCAAAGCCGATACCTCCGCCACTGCCGGCATCGATGAAGCCATCCTGGGGGCGGGTATAGAACGCGTATTTGCCGTTTACAAACTCCGGGTGCAGCACAACGTTACGTTGCTGGGGAGACTTTGTTTTAAGATCGGGCAGGCGCTCCCAGTTTTTCAGATCTTTACTTCGAATAATGCCGCATTGTGCAATGGCGGCAGATTGATCGTATGCGGGCGCCGACGTATCTTTTCTTTCGGTGCAGAAAAGGCCGTAAATCCAGCCGTCCTCGTGCTGCGTGAGGCGCACATCGTACACATTTACATCCGGCTCACCCGACTGACCTACGTTGATCGGGTAGTCCCAGAAACGAAAATTATCTATCCCATTCGGACTTTCAGCAATTGCGAAAAAAGATTTTCTGTCTACACTTTCCACTCTCACCATCAATAAATATTTGCCTTCCCATTTGATGGCACCGGCGTTAAAGGCAGCATTAATGCCAAAACGTTCCATCAAAAAGGGATTAGTTTGTTCATCGAGATCGTACCGCCAAAAAACCGGGGCATGTGCGGCTGTAACTACGGGGTATTTGTAACGGGTGTACACCCCGTTGTGCTGCGCCAGCGGCTCATTACGCCGTGTAACCAGTGCTTCATATTGCTTCTTCAGACTCGTCAGCCGCTGTTCAAATTGGTGCTTCATCGTCACAATTTTTATAAGTTGTTGTTAGTGCTCCTCTAGTTTGTTCCACCATGTTCTTTTCAATACCAGCAGTACCACCGCCAGTATAGCGATCGTAATCACCAGCGGTAATTTCATCCAGAGGATGACGTACATCGGCAAAATGGTAAGACATAACTGCCCCACGATGCCCAATGACACGTTGAACATGTTGAGCTTAAAGTTTTTATTTCCCTCAAATGCCGGATCATCCGCCTGTACCAGCGCATGCACCGGCTTCCAGAAGCCCCAGGGGCGAACGGTTTTGTAAAAATCTTTCAGCACATTGATCTCGGTGGCCGGTGCGGCATAGGTGCCGATAATCGACCCCGCCAATGACAACAGGAAGAGTAACGGCCAGTAATATAGATCCAGTCCGTGAATGATGCCGAATGACTTCAATATCGCCAACGCAATGGCCGGCACAATGCCCGACAACATTCCCCAAAAGAAGCCACTTGCGTTAA
This genomic interval from Chitinophaga horti contains the following:
- a CDS encoding NADH:flavin oxidoreductase/NADH oxidase, yielding MSQLFSPLTIKSVTFRNRITVSPMCEYSSEDGFANQWHLVHLGSRAVGGAGLIITEAAAVSPEGRISPDDLGIWKDEHIEKLAEINTFLEAQGAVAGVQLAHAGRKASVASAWKGGKVVSPMDGGWLPVAPSAVAFNPSDVPPLALDAAGIQKVVNDFKTAARRVLKAGFKVIELHAAHGYLLHQFLSPLSNKRTDEYGGSFENRIRLLLEVIQAVHTEWPRELPLFVRISATDWADGGWNADESVQLVEVLKTVGVDLIDVSTGGLVPGVKIPLGPAYQAPFAARIRKETGMLTGAVGLITTAHQAEELLVNGTADLILMARELLRDPYFPLHAARKLGEDVAWPVQYERAKPR
- a CDS encoding MFS transporter, with the protein product MVKKSLLTLTLGGLSIGMAEFLMMGVLPDVSRTLSISIPEAGHLISAYALGVVIGAPLMVGFAANYPPRKVLIMLMLLFAVFNTAFALAPNYELLLVARLFSGLPHGAFFGIGAVVASRLSDPGREARSVAVMFAGLTIANIVAVPIGTAIGHHLSWRISFGIVGLLALCAAGSIKRWMPEVPATSNGSFLESMKAFGNPEPWIIIGVSAIGTGGLFAWISYIAPLMTKVGGFAEGFVPIIMIIAGIGMAVGNFLGGRLADRFSPLLTTGLLLMAMIVSLVIVSFVTPYQPAAIGMTFITGALAFAVIAPMQMLMINAAKGSEMLASASLQASANMGNALGAYLGGLPIAAGYGYTSPEYVGAGLAFIGVLLCLLLAWRNKGRAALAN
- a CDS encoding SGNH/GDSL hydrolase family protein, encoding MKKILTQFALLLVVIASMSMTLRKKQRIVFFGDSITQAGVSPAGYISLIQKSLTEKKTADNYELVGAGIGGNKVYDLYLRMEDDVLAKKPDVVVVYVGINDVWHKSSSGTGTDLDKFEKFYNALIKKLQAQNIKVYICTPSVIGEMNDFSNPQDGDLNQYSKTIRKIAGNNGVQLIDLRKAFVDYEVKNNTNNEAKGILTTDRVHLNEKGNQLVADEMMKALGL
- a CDS encoding AGE family epimerase/isomerase, with amino-acid sequence MVDTSLYKQEMEQELDSILAYWMQYAVDQERGGFFGKVNNDNVPDPAADKGVVLNARILWAFTAAYNLTGTPDYLTIADRAFAYITEHFIDAEFGGAYWTVDAAGNKASGDKRVMGQAACLHAMAEYYKATGLHAALEQAARLFNLVEQHAFDRERLGYTATFNEDWSAMNDGSSKVTEDQLHILEAYTSLYQVLPEPMVKERIEDLLDVFDRHIIDHESGHLETSFDASWQSQASLVVYGYDMNAAWLLEQAATVISEEKWINKAKEWAISLADAAGEGLDDDDGLSYGYHPEQDRQENEKQYWPQAEAMIGFLNAWQVSGRDKYLKASYASWEFTRKHIRDSQQGEWWFGVNEDYSPIAGKDKVDAWKSPYNNTRACIEIIRRLN
- a CDS encoding glycoside hydrolase family 130 protein is translated as MKHQFEQRLTSLKKQYEALVTRRNEPLAQHNGVYTRYKYPVVTAAHAPVFWRYDLDEQTNPFLMERFGINAAFNAGAIKWEGKYLLMVRVESVDRKSFFAIAESPNGIDNFRFWDYPINVGQSGEPDVNVYDVRLTQHEDGWIYGLFCTERKDTSAPAYDQSAAIAQCGIIRSKDLKNWERLPDLKTKSPQQRNVVLHPEFVNGKYAFYTRPQDGFIDAGSGGGIGFGLSDSIEHAEVLEEKVIDPKKYHTVYEAKNGQGPAPIKTPKGWLHLAHGVRNTAAGLRYVLYLFMTDLQDLTKVTHKPAGYFLAPEGEERIGDVSNVVFANGWIAEEDGRVLIYYASSDTRMHVATSSIDQLVDYVVNTEQDGFTSGASVKTLSGIIGRNMELLQTASENGRVGHRAI